The Anastrepha ludens isolate Willacy chromosome 2, idAnaLude1.1, whole genome shotgun sequence DNA window agaTGCGGCAAGTGTGTGTGGCATTGACATGCTGTGAGCTGGTTTGGATTGGTATTGATGCAATGGTTGTTGTGATAGTGCTTGTTTTTGgtattggtgttgttgttgttgttgttctagttCTATATCTTCTTGCTGCTCTATTAGCGATTGATGGTGTCTCTgtctttgttgttgtaattgttgtagTCTTTGTTGGAATTGCAAAAGTTGATTTTGAGTTGCTTGTGGCGATAAATTAGTGTGTTGGTATTGAtgtgattgttgtttttgttgttgtggttgtggtttttgttgttgctgttgctgctgttgatgaGGTTGAGGTTGTTGTGGATTTTGATTGTATTGGTATTGAAAGCTTacagcattgttgttgttgttgttgctgttgttttgatTATACTGGTTATACAATGGAGAGGAATTGCAGGAGGAGGGTGGTGGTGACTGTATGAAGTAGCCACTTGGCGTAGATTTGTATTGGAATTCATTTTGTTGATCACCAGCATTAGCTGCCAAACGTCCCATAATGTGTTGCCTTGCAGCGGCGAGGGCAGCGTTTGCATTCACATTCCCATTCGCATTCGCATTCggctttgcttttgcttttgcaatTGCATTTGGTGTCAACAGAGGCGGCGGTGTCTGAGGTAAATTGCTCATATTGTAGGCCAACATTTGAGGCGGTAGTGCATTGCTGCCAAAGTTGCCGCCACCGATGCTACCGCCAATTTTGGCGTTGACGCCAATGGAACCAATGCCGCCGCCGCCAACGCCAACGCCAACGGCACCGCCGCCACCCATGCCGCCGCTCATGCAGCTGCCGCTGCCACTGCTGCCAAAACCAATAAAACTGCCACTGGCTGCACGCATTTGACCGTAGCCCCCGCCGCCGATGCCAAAAGATGGTTGTGATGGTGGCCGGCGTATAACTAAAATAGATGAACcaatgatgagatgatacaaaTGAGAACGAACGTATGTACGTGATGTGATGTGTGTGGGCgagtgtgcgtgtgcgtgtgttcGGGTACAGTATGTAGGTGAGACTGTCTGATTGCATAGATGTTTGTTTGTgtgtctatatatgtatgtagaagtatgtatggatgtattggtgtgtgtgtgtgtgtgtgtgtgtgtaaactaATGAATGAATGCAAAATGAAACCACTACAAATGATTttgaatgcaaaaacaaataatgttTTGTTCTTCGAATGATTGATAAAATGATTGGCCGAAACTTGAACTGAGgaaattttgagattttcaaTGGGTTGgttaaaaggtttttttttctaaattatccgCGTTCGGTAAGCTTCAAATGTTGTGCGGAGATGGAACATATAGGAGTTCTAACAAAAATTCCCTACCCAAAAAgcataattttgaaataatttctaataaatCTGGACATAGgcactttgcaaaaaaattggaaaaaaaaataaaaaaataaaaattaaaaggaaaagaaaataaagaatgatCTAAATCATCCTTAACTGAACTGGATCACACATATTCTGTGCCTGTTGCTAGAATACTTACAGGAGTGTCGCAGAAAGATATTGTAATTATGTTATCTAATTATATCGGGTGTTTGTTAAaagtttgagaacttaaaatgataaaggttgtcaaaaaagtcttgcggtatttccgcaagcttgtctttgcaagcgcgtagttctagttgtattcgtcgcatcggttcacactagagctttttggaaagctcttttctcgtgctaacacgtttttgattaattgttgtttgctttcagtcgttcgtgagttatagcgtcgcaaacatggagcaaaataaagagaaaatacggcatattttacagtactactacgataaaggcaaaaatgcatctcatgctgccaataaaatttgtgcagttgatggacccgatacagtttccatttccaccgcacaacgatggtttcaatgttttcgttctggtgcagaggtgatcgaagatgcgccacggtccggaaggcctgtcgtcgaaaattgcgataaaatcgctgaattgatcgaaagagaccggcatagtagcagccgtagcatcggccaagagctgggcatgagtcatcaaaccgttataaaccatttgaagaagattggattcaaaaagaagctctatgtatgggtgccacacgacttgacgcataaaaacatttttgcccgtatggatgcatgcgaatcgcttctgaatcgcaacaaaatcgacccgtttttgaagcggatggtgactagcgatgaaaagtgggtcacttacgacaacgtgaagcgcaaacggtcgtggtcgaaaagcggtgaagctgcccagacggtggccaagcctggattgacggccaggaaggttcttctgtgtgtttggtgggattggcagggaatcatccactataagctgctcccctatggccaaacgctcaattcggacctgtactgccaacaactagaccgcttgaatgcagcactcatgcagaagaggccatctttgatcaacagaggccgaattgccttccatcaggacaacgccaggccacacacatctttggtgatgcgccagaagctccgggagctcggatgggaggttctttggcatccaccgtatagtccggatctcgcaccaagtgattaccacctatttctgtccatggcgaacgagcttggtagtcggaagttgtccacaagagagccctggaaaattggctctccgagttttttgacattCCCTAttgcgagcttctataagaggggcattatgaagttggcatctcgttgggaactcgtcatcgaacaaaacggcgcatatttgacttaaatcgcattattataaccaattttatgaacaattgaaaattcaataaaaataccgcaagacttttttgacaacctttattataaaacaaatacaGTCTGCGTCAAAAGAAAAGAAccgtttttttgcaaaatattgtatatttcgttctgctttttgctgcataatagtcccactcaaggacTACGAGCTCAgtttagtgtcgttcgaaactttcccgtaaacgcaaccaaacaaaaatgagagaGAAGtgcgcgaagcgttttgaggcgatatttttatgcacgcattcgaaagggccgaaattatcttacgccgcgactgcaaaagtaattaaaaaatcaaaaaagtttgttgtgaagTGGAATCAGCGGCATAAAGAGTACAAAaaagttgatgacttttccgagcgcggcctgaagcgagtgacgacaaaaaagcaggataaagtgatcgtacaactttttaagcgggaaccttctttgcgactacgccaagcacgatcagttcttgctaaaaaaaccatggaacgtcgactgaaggaggcgaacatatcctaccgtcccacaccGTCacaaccactgctctcagaaaaacacattgagaaacaacaaaacaagaaaatagcgtcacagtattggactggccttcccagtcctcagacgccaaccccattgaaaatgtgtgggaaaCTATGAAAacacatcttgccggaaggccagtcgaAGATTTCAAGCCACTTGTGCGTCAAGTTCGTAAAATGTagtcctctttgtcgacgagctacgcagaaaagctggttcaaagcataccCCTGGCAGAGGATTTagacattgcttatggatccgttcagcaGTTTTTAGTTAGTGATTTGCGTTTGCGTCGCGTTGCTGAAAGTTGGCCCCAAAGGATCtgaatttcgtgccaaaaaggggccgcgttgatatcgccatagacatgatttccaaagcTGAATCCGactcaacattcatcaaacggctcattactggagacgagatgtGAGTACAAATATGTCAGGTGCAGACTTGCATGGGTTAAGGTAAATTCAGAACGGAACTGAACAAACTTAATATTCACGGATGAAACTTTCTTTTAGGCGAATAGTTGCATACATCGGTACTGATACACTGTTTATAATCGAAAACTTTAAGGTTCATATTTGGGACTGCTTCTCCCAAAAAGGATTTGGCGCTTCATTTGTGATTGCCGCCAATTGgaatgcagttttgataaataaaatttaccaaatgtTTGGAAAGACTAGTCAACCTTGGATTTTAGAATAGAGCGGAAAAGGGCGTAATGGGATTGAAATGGTGGACCTGATGCCAatcctattgaaaatgtttggccagttgttaagcaaaaactcaaaagaaaacaaatgtgGACGGTCCAACCCTTATCAGGGCAAATTCGGCTGATTTGGAGCCGTTTACCTCCACAACTTGCGCGGAAATTAACATAAGCTAGTGTTAGTGACTGTGGATTTTATTGAATGTTAACTTTATATTgcgtataaaaaaaatggatagaaAAAATGCGAGATTGGTGGAACTGGCAATAAATATAAACCCAACCAAATATATGAGGATCTCGTATACAGGAAAGCGTCTGGCGTTATAGACGTCGAGGACTTAAGTTTTAGAGCGTGTCCAAATTTACATATCTCGGCGTATTAAtaagtaacaacaacagcattgcATTCAGGACTGTATATCTGACAGGATATACACGCTCCGCTAAAACAAATCTCCTCAATTCAAAATCTCTCTCACGTAGGTGCAAACTCGCTATTTATAAATCGCTCATTCAATCATTGTTGACCTACGGCGCTAAATTTGTAGCGTGAATCTTGCAGACGGGGAAGGCACCtaagaatatataatatttgagggCAAAATATTGCGTAAAGTATTTGGCCACAAAACGCGAAGAAGTTGGCGAATACAGAATCAGGCACAATAAGGAGCTGCTAAGTCTCTGCAATGGCGAAGATATTCTAAGATTTATCAAGTCGCAACGCATCAGATAGGCAGGACACATCATCCGCATGAATGACGGCGGGCCACAAAAACTTTTGCTggactacaattttttttgctcaagACCCCGTGGTAGACCAAAAACAATTTGCCTGCATAATGTCACCGAGAAGCCGGAAAAATTAGGCGTCAGAAACTGGAAATCTCTAGCGCTGGATTGTGTTGAATGTAGGAAGATTGCTGAAGCAGCTAAAGCCCAACCCGGGCTGTAACGTTAATAGGTGATGATGAGCGTATACAATGCAGTGTGttagaatcgaattggtcaaatagGTTCCTAGTTATGGTGGTtccgcttctattagacagacagTATCTCAATTCCAATAGGGCACTACAAGCAGCCACTATgtgcacaaaattaataataacccGAATAACCTaaatagcaaaattaataataaataatataacataacttaacatagcataaaataacatagcataacataacatagcatagcataacataacataacatgacatgACATGGCAAAACATAACCTAActtactttttcaaaaactacTCCAATTTATGGAAGTAAGCTAATTTATTAACGCAATCGCTTAAACAACGTTTCTATTAGACTGACAGTATCAATCCGAATAGGCTACTACAGGCAGCCACTATgtgcacaaaattaataataacttgAATaacctaaataataaataatataacataacttaacatagcattacataacatatcatgtcataacataacatagcattaTGTAACATAACAAGACATACCATAACATAagattacataacataacataacttaacatagcataacataacatgacataacataacataacataacctaacctaacttaatttttcaacaaCTACTCCAATTTCTGGATTTAagctacgaggggtgccttttatatgtcgggatttggcaaccctggtgttgcaatctggcaactgacagctgtatcgcaaagtttgacattttttggcttttacgtactcagaacgttttgaaataccagcgctatttgtgttgtttacagtaacttaaaagattcatctcggtccaaaaatggaattaaatcgtgaacattttcgtgcgattattttttacaactttcgacgtggattaactcagcaacattacacggatgaacttaattcattttttggcgatgaagctccatcaaggaccagtgtttatcgatggtatggtgaattcaatcgtggtcgtagttcactccaagacgaatttcgtgaaggtcgtccaaaatcagttgttgttaccaaaaccattgatgctgtgcgcgaactgatattgcaagatcgtcatgtgacctatcgtgagattgagacaatcttaggcattggtgggaccagcatacattcaatattgcataaacatttgactgtcaaaaaaatttgttcgcgttggatcccacacaatttgtcaatcgctcaaaaagaggctcgtgtcgattggtcgaaggaaatgctcaaaaaatacgatcgcggggcttcgaaacacgtctatgacatcgtgacaggtgatgaatcatggatttacgcgtatgtgCCCGAAAGtgaacagcagtcgactgtatgggtgtttcaagatgagccaaatccaacaaaagttgttcgcgcacgaagcacttccaagcaaatggtcgcctgttttttcggaacaactggacatgtcgccaccgtaccactagaaaacaacgcagaacagtaaattctgagtggtacacaaccatttgtttgccagttgtcttccaagaaattaggaaaaccaatcgccaaagacggatcactcttcaccaggacaatgcgagctctcacacatcgactcaaacaactgcatttttgagcacccaaaacatcgaattaatgggccatccgccgtatagttctgacttggcaccgaatgacttctttttattcccgtacgtaaaaaacaaactgagaggtcaacgtttttcgacacctgaagaagcggttgcggcattcagaatgcatgttttggaggtacctcattcagagtggcgaaagtgcttcgacaattggttcaaacgcatgcaaaagtgtatagatcttcatggagaatattttgaaaaacaataaagtgattttcgattattaaaattttttttgttctctaatcccgaaatataaaaggcacccctcgtaaccTGAATAACTAGAGTAAccttaataataaaatgtatagtaaataatagaacataacttaacataacataaaataacatggcatgacatgacataacataacctaacctaacttaacctaacctaaggtaatttttgaaaaaaaaaactccaataTGAGGATGAAGGCTAAGCTAAGAACTTAAACAAAGTATTTCCACcttcatagcattttttttttttgggactaCAGTTAAATACTTCCCAATAGTTCTGAAAGAGGGACAAGCTGCAGAGAACTATTTGCCCAccctatttttttaacattattcCGCATTCTCTTAAAACTGTAACTTGTAAAAACAAATGTACTATTGGCAGTCGCTCTTCGGCATACCTTTAGCGGAAGTATCAAATCAGTCAAAAACACTCTCACACAAACCATTtgctattttattaaatttccacATTAGAGGAAGGGCACTGAAATTCACTCTTAAGAAATACCTTTGGCAAAGTATTACAACAACAGCCtggtataaaaatttatagCCATGTCTTATCCAACAGCATCCGATGCCGGTTTTTTAGCCTACGCATTGCATGCCATTACTCTGATCTTCAGTCTcaaataaaatagttaaaaagcTCGGACAATTTGTTATTTACTTTTGGGCAAATTTATGTTAGAACTCCCATACAGTTATTCAAAGCACAATAATATGGCAAGCTCTTAAAGGgttgtttactttttttccaaaaaccgcCCCTCCCCAGCATTCtactattgttgttattgcttgcGTTATATTACATACTTCAATCAAGCTCACTTACCTGGCTGTATGGCATTTCCGATTATGGCGCGCGCATTTTTCAGCTTCCTTTCACGCTCGGCCGCCACCATTGGATTACCAGTTTCGCTCACTTCAATATTCTCAGTTTGCGCACATAGTTGATCGACCTCTTTCGATGATTCGCTTTGCGCTTGCCGCAACAACGCTATGGAGTTTTCCATGGAGCGACGCGCATCGTCAAGTGACAACGAAGCGACAGAGTTCTTTGAATCGCTCGCCTCGATTGATGCCGTTTCCGATGGTGGTGGCGGTGCATTGGCGGGCGTAGTCTGTAGTGTCTGATCGTCAGTTTCCAATTCTTGCGCTGCAGCCGCTGCGGCGGCAACTTCCTCCAGTGCACGCAATTCGCCTGGCGTGGGGCCTTGTGGCGCTGACGGATTGGTTGCTTTACGCTCGAATTCTTTCTTATAGCTGCCGACACTCACACCAGGTATGCTGAACTTCTTCGTCTTTTCACCGCCCCCGCCGCCGGTGTTCATTTGCTGCAACTTCTCGGTGGTTTCGAGTACACGCGATTTGCGACGGTCAGCGTTGAATTTACTCAACGAACCCTCGTCCTGAAGACTGCATTTGCGCACGAATGGCGTGGGTGTGGCATTGTTCGATGTAGTAGTTGTTGGTTTGGCGATTGCGGTTTTGGCATTACTGGTTTTTGTTGGCGCAACTGCGGCTTGCTCGCCAGCTTTCTCAGTTGAGGGTGCAATTTGACCGATGGCATTTACTAGATCAGCCGTTttgtgcttattgacgaatttcTTAATAACTTTTGTAGCATCTTTTTCTTCTGGTGTCTCTTCCAGCGATTCCAGCTTACCAATGGTCTTTTGACGCGGTACGCCAACATGTGTCGGTGTTACCGGAGTGCTGGGTTCATTTAACTGTGCTGCTGCAGGTGTAGTGGGTGTGGATTCCTCTTGGATCAGTTGCTCGCAGAGATCGCCAACCATTTCCATATCCCTTTGCGAGAAGCTGGCCGATGGCATAGTTTTGAGCGATGCTGGGGTAATGGGCTCTTCAACAAATGCGTTCTGTGCTGCCTCATCTTCCTCCTCCGTCTCCATGGGTGTTTCCTCTGTCAATGGCACTGTTGTCTCTTCGAGTATCATTGCACTGCTGCCCAGTTTGTCCTTCTTCTTCAGCGCAGCACCATGCGCATTCTCCGTAGAGACGGTGGTCTCGAGTTTACGTTTACTCTGCACTGGGCTGTGTGTTGGTGTGATTGTGCGCGTAGGTGATGGCATGAGCGCTGCTTCACCGCCAGCTGATGGGGGAAAAATGTGGAGAAAAGAGAGAAAAGTGGAGGTGTAATGAATTATGGGTTAAATGATGGAAACACAAATTTAGTACGCTTGAATGTTTGTACGAGTAGGGTTATTTGTAGAcgtttttttatagatttagaAAGTTTTGAGAAGTATTGTAAGAGTTTTGTTTGAGGGGAAGTTGGAAATAGTTGTGATCAACAAACAGAAGGCAAATGAGGGATAGGAAATACAGTTATCAGCTATTTACAGACAACGGGAGTTTGCAACTactacatatgtaggtacacacaaatacatatacaaatactaCACTAGTCGCTCTTTCaggcacaaaaacaaatattcacaaaaaaaaagccaaaTGCGCGGAGCttgcaaaagaaattaaatttttctatgtattcaaaatctatttcaaaactatatttttcgtaaCATTGCGATttaattgtacttttttttgctgtataacaaaatatttgcgAAATTTCTTCCACAAGCTCTGCGTTTatcttaaataaactaaatactACCGACAACCTACCAGCAACCATGTCCAATATTCTTCGTTCTGCTTCCGTATTGCCGCCCATATCACGTATCGATCCCACCGAATGGCTTCTTGGCACACGTTCTCCTTTGCCTGCATCGGCGGATGGCACAACCAATTGATCGGCCGTCACGGCGGCCGGTGTTAATGACAACAAAACATCCAAACGTACTGGTGTTTGTGTTGCCAGCTCCTCAGCCAAATCCAAACATGAGACATTATCATTTTCATTAACCCACCAATGAGCGCAAATCTGTTCGATGGTGGCACGTTTTCGTGGACTCACCGTCAACATGTCACGTATGAGCGATGAGGCACGCGATGGTTTCTTTGGCTCATAGTAGTCACCTTGACTGATTTGCTTAACAAGTCTTTTAAAATTGGAGCCATCAAATGGCATTGACCCATAGACTAGAGTGTAGAGGAGTACGCCAAGGGACCAGCAGTCGACTTCTGGACCTTGGTAGGGAGTACCTTCAACAATTTCGGGGGAAGCGTAAAGCGGTGAACCGCAAAATGTGGCGAGTAGATTTTGTTCGTCAAAAACATTCGACAGTCCAAAATCGGCGATCTGGAAATTGATGGCAGAAATTTGGaacatttaaaatgtatttttagcaAAGTGAATGCGGTGAAAGATGCTTACCTTCGCATTGCCATGCTCATCGAGTAGTATATTCTCCAATTTCAAATCACGATGACAAATTTTGTGCTTGTGACAATAGTAGACAGCAGTGGCGACTTGCCGGAATATGCGACGCGCCTCCTCTTCGCTAAGCACCTTACGTTCCGAGAGGTAATCATACAGTTCACCGCCTGCGGCAAATTCCATGACTAGCACCATCTTTTCACGATTCTcgaaaactgtaaaaaaaagtgaagtgaaatttttctttagaattatATCACGGGGGGTAATCGAAAATgagataaattaatataaaaataataaaaataaataaaataaaataaaataaaataatccttaCGAATACCACAAGAACACATAATAGACCTGATATATTTGTGGTAAATAAAAATGACAACACTGCGTTTGTCATAGACGTTGGCGTCccattgaacaaaaatattcataaaacgtACACAGAGAAAATCAGCAAATACTTCGATTTAGGGATTGACATCAAGCGGCAGTGGAAACTCAGAAAGGTCTTTATATTGCCACTGATCATATCGGCTCACGGACTCGTTCACGTAAATCTGTCGTAAAACCTCAAGAAGCTCAAATTGGAGAAGCACCTTATCTATGACCTTCAAAAAGCGGCTCTGCCGAATTCttgccacatcataagaaatttCCTTCAGTAAATTAGTATATGTATTACTATTATTGTTACAATATTCACACCTGTACCTATTACTTCTATATTTAGAGTACGATAGTATAAGAACTTATTGAAACAGTGCAGCAAATCGGATGCCAAGTTGTGTAAGTGCTTCCCAAAGAATGGgaagtttgaacaaaaaaaaaaaaataataaatacataggttaggttggtatagttgcccagggaatgaacacacttggacgaagaaggattcgtcctttgtgatacaattatgaaggaggtgaggtgaaagagaaataccgatgggatgcagggagtGGGTGGGGAGagatggtgctgggatggttaggagcgtgcgaaTTACGAACGATAACTATATTTgcttgatgaaattcatcagatttttaatgtcaacggctatatcagcaggcgtggcaaagaagtaagagccaagatgcctggttcttagccccgccagagtagggcagctaaggagaagatgctgagatgattccacccatcctccatacatccagcgcaaaaaggactcgaggtaattccaagtctcacagcatgcattcctcgcgcattgtgtcctgtgagagaacccacgagattagagagctgatattatgtcagcctcagaagctcgcccgagcgcctccggtccacacgtggccagaaggatttcgcgaccttacacgtttgtgtacttgcccagcccgcgctgagttggcgcgacgcccatctttccaggagcacacggcaggtagtcagggggataccaattctctcccttcgcggggaaatcacctcacatgtctcttgactggccagctcatccgcctcacagtttcccgcaacgcagtcgaaagtgaggtcaagcattccttgaccaattccgaatgcaccgtcatagacccgagggcccttattgccgcttggctgtcggagtaaatatttactttcttgactgttagtacgcatttgagcagccaatcagcttccttgattgcggctacctctgcctggaacacactgcagtggtccggtaacctgaatttgagtctgaggggagctcctcgcaaaagactcctccgccaatctttccttccaacttcaatccatccgtgaacaagttcaccaggccctgcccccaagaGTAGCCCTcagtccactcttcccttgacggaatatgagtggagaaggttccggttggactaaacgagggtatacaatGATCCGTTGGCAGAGtgatgaactcgaagtttctcaaggatgcttgagtgcccataagtgaggttgagcttataactccagcccctcagtctgattgcggtacgtgtagcggcaattctgcctgcgatgtctacgggtaccacatttaacattgcgttgagcgccagagtaggagtcgttcgaagcgccccactgattccattgagtgccgacctctgaactctcttcagcttcttcaccaatgtcgtcttctctagtgagttccactagactatgactccatataaaaagataggctttacaatagtattatatacccagaaaacaactctaggcgaaatgcctcatcttttgccaattgcgcccttgcacccatacaaggcaattgttgccttcctcacacataaataaataaataataaaaaaaaaataattaaattaaataataaaattagataatattaaacaaaaatataaaatataataggactatgaataagttcgtgcggttttttttcgaaatttgaaactttattgacgtaaaatggttacaaatttaatattcaaaatattgtccatcgcttactactactttttcccatctttctggcaattcacggattccctttgtgaaaaattcggtcggttttgccgcaatccacgaatcgatccattttttgacttcatcgtaattacggaagtgctggtcagccaggccatgttgcatcgatcggaagagatagtaatcggatggcgcaaggtctggactatacggcgggtggggtaggacatcccatttgagcgtttctaagtatgttttgaccacttgtgcaacatgtggccgagcattgtcatgttgcaaaataactttgtcgtgtctatcggcgtattgcggccgtttttctcgcagtgctcggctcaaacgcatcaattgtcgtcggtagacatcccccgtaatcgtttcattcggtttcagtagctcataatacacaacacccagctggtcccaccagatacacagcataaccttcaggccatgaatattctgcgccgacgtcgatgttgaagcatggccagggtatccatacgttgcccgacgttttggattgtcgtaatggacccacttttcatcgccagtcacaattcgatgcaaaaaaccctttcttttgtgccgttgaagcagttgttcgcatgccataaaacggcgttcaacgtctcttggcttcaattcatacggcacccaatggcctacctttcggatcattcccatggcttttaaacgtttggaaatggttgattgatcaactcccaaagtttttgcaacctcttcttgcgtttgagccggatcttgatcgagcaattcctccaattcggtatccatgaactttggcggcgcaccct harbors:
- the LOC128855676 gene encoding uncharacterized protein LOC128855676 isoform X8; protein product: MVISNPDAVAATTNNAGGDAVSMAHPSGIPRDRIDNIMSGIANTGDVKMNNHRKKLRQRFDIIKKLGQGTYGKVQLGINKETGQEVAIKTIKKCKIEAEADLVRIRREVQIMSSVQHPNIIHIYEVFENREKMVLVMEFAAGGELYDYLSERKVLSEEEARRIFRQVATAVYYCHKHKICHRDLKLENILLDEHGNAKIADFGLSNVFDEQNLLATFCGSPLYASPEIVEGTPYQGPEVDCWSLGVLLYTLVYGSMPFDGSNFKRLVKQISQGDYYEPKKPSRASSLIRDMLTVSPRKRATIEQICAHWWVNENDNVSCLDLAEELATQTPVRLDVLLSLTPAAVTADQLVVPSADAGKGERVPRSHSVGSIRDMGGNTEAERRILDMVAAGGEAALMPSPTRTITPTHSPVQSKRKLETTVSTENAHGAALKKKDKLGSSAMILEETTVPLTEETPMETEEEDEAAQNAFVEEPITPASLKTMPSASFSQRDMEMVGDLCEQLIQEESTPTTPAAAQLNEPSTPVTPTHVGVPRQKTIGKLESLEETPEEKDATKVIKKFVNKHKTADLVNAIGQIAPSTEKAGEQAAVAPTKTSNAKTAIAKPTTTTSNNATPTPFVRKCSLQDEGSLSKFNADRRKSRVLETTEKLQQMNTGGGGGEKTKKFSIPGVSVGSYKKEFERKATNPSAPQGPTPGELRALEEVAAAAAAAQELETDDQTLQTTPANAPPPPSETASIEASDSKNSVASLSLDDARRSMENSIALLRQAQSESSKEVDQLCAQTENIEVSETGNPMVAAERERKLKNARAIIGNAIQPVIRRPPSQPSFGIGGGGYGQMRAASGSFIGFGSSGSGSCMSGGMGGGGAVGVGVGGGGIGSIGVNAKIGGSIGGGNFGSNALPPQMLAYNMSNLPQTPPPLLTPNAIAKAKAKPNANANGNVNANAALAAARQHIMGRLAANAGDQQNEFQYKSTPSGYFIQSPPPSSCNSSPLYNQYNQNNSNNNNNNAVSFQYQYNQNPQQPQPHQQQQQQQQKPQPQQQKQQSHQYQHTNLSPQATQNQLLQFQQRLQQLQQQRQRHHQSLIEQQEDIELEQQQQQHQYQKQALSQQPLHQYQSKPAHSMSMPHTLAASATATAANVKNTAISSTAATANSVPKPFYNAPPPSIFYKSSPGGEPNNTVKTSTATITLKSATLPRRKPTAKTEIQLEIKPRIVEQPNMRFTTEMQHPVADLRSAPAREGPAPYSPIKTMLNARATSLEPKEHIIQIQRPQAPYTRTTSNTTTRSGSLSRQSTNDSESDTTTTANMSQSTVTGSSQPIKKSPREFIIPIAMEGGGFITPREGSIEPSESSHTASSRSAFNRLRPTRRIGSLLNDSGIDDNSPFQKFRTSSGNREGDEEPRFTLHRLRSSRPVKKLSQENDSQSSGEEDDDDGFEILTAENLFSTLLQRVHALTHRMNVDKDLTAGFPNSSRLLSNMRHGPFWNQEPFGSRLNSASGNNVGAPWRRSMSRDLSNDMDSIFSRTGATLPRGDYHRLKSKFLDH